One Oryza glaberrima chromosome 11, OglaRS2, whole genome shotgun sequence genomic region harbors:
- the LOC127754215 gene encoding 60S ribosomal protein L10-1 translates to MGRRPARCYRQIKNKPYPKSRYCRGVPDPKIRIYDVGMKKKGVDEFPYCVHLVSWEKENVSSEALEAARIACNKYMTKNAGKDAFHLRVRVHPFHVLRINKMLSCAGADRLQTGMRGAFGKPQGTCARVDIGQVLLSVRCKESNAKHAEEALRRAKFKFPGRQKIIHSRKWGFTKFTREEYVKLKAEGRIMSDGVNAKLLGSHGRLAKRAPGKAFLAETIQASA, encoded by the exons atggggAGAA GGCCTGCTAGGTGCTACCGCCAGATCAAGAACAAGCCGTACCCCAAGTCAAGGTACTGCCGTGGTGTCCCTGACCCCAAGATCAGGATCTATGATGTTGGCATGAAGAAGAAGGGCGTGGATGAGTTCCCCTACTGTGTGCACTTGGTGAGTTGGGAGAAGGAGAATGTATCCAGTGAAGCTCTTGAGGCTGCCCGCATTGCTTGCAACAAGTACATGACCAAGAATGCAGGAAAGGATGCCTTCCACCTAAGGGTCAGGGTCCACCCGTTCCATGTCCTTCGTATCAACAAGATGCTCTCGTGTGCTGGGGCTGATAGGCTCCAAACTGGAATGAGGGGTGCTTTTGGGAAGCCTCAGGGTACCTGTGCTCGCGTGGACATTGGTCAGGTTCTTCTTTCTGTTCGTTGCAAGGAGAGCAATGCTAAACATGCTGAAGAGGCACTCCGCCGTGCCAAGTTCAAGTTCCCTGGCCGGCAAAAGATCATCCACAGCAGGAAGTG GGGCTTCACCAAGTTCACCCGTGAGGAGTACGTCAAGTTGAAGGCTGAGGGCAGAATTATGTCTGATGGTGTCAATGCTaag CTGCTTGGTTCTCATGGTCGTCTTGCGAAGCGTGCCCCTGGGAAGGCGTTTCTGGCTGAGACCATTCAAGCTTCCGCCTAG
- the LOC127753802 gene encoding auxin-responsive protein IAA27 yields the protein MMNLISFETPPLGRSQDGGGSSITAATTTINKAKEAASHLDLSLGISLSHGGDAGTKASSCCYGGGGGGGGDGGGCMGSGMLTAGVLGVGHGGSSHDNTTASGGGGGSWTAAFMPSPTGFMHPWSLAARQQKAAAEQERSGVARLPPATTYMPRAAATVISLPAAVGWPPVHTSRRNLVATINNVLKPDTTAAVKPDRPTQATAMFAADETTAAAAAATEASRTLNMFAKVHMDGYKVGRKINLRAHRNYDSLCRVLTKMTHNFFCPADYSSTNKGEEDCAKSDEFIFLYEDFEGDRMLVGDVPWELFLASAKRLYIAKNPAPRNKEHAEIAKRKETEDAIDN from the exons atgATGAATCTTATATCATTTGAAACACCTCCTCTTGGGAGGAGTcaagatggcggcggcagcagcatcaCTGCTGCTACAACCACTATCAACAAGGCAAAGGAAGCAGCAAGCCATCTTGACCTCAGCCTCGGCATCTCCTTGTCacacggcggcgacgctggCACCAAGGCCAGCAGCTgctgctacggcggcggcggcggcggcggcggcgacggcggcggctgcatggGCAGTGGCATGCTCACTGCAGGAGTTCTTGGCGTTGGGCATGGGGGGAGTAGCCATGACAATActacggcgagcggcggcggcggcggcagctggacGGCGGCGTTCATGCCGAGCCCGACGGGATTCATGCACCCGTGGAGCCTCGCCGCCCGGCAGCagaaggccgccgccgagcaggaGCGGAGCGGCGTCGcgaggctgccgccggcgacgacgtacATGCCAAG AGCTGCCGCGACCGTGATTTCACTGCCGGCGGCAGTTGGCTGGCCACCGGTGCACACATCCAGGCGTAACCTCGTTGCCACCATAAATAATGTCCTGAAACCCGACACTACTGCCGCCGTCAAGCCGGACAGACCGACACAAGCAACGGCGATGTTCGCCGCCGACGaaaccacggcggcggcggcggcggcgaccgaggCCAGCAGGACATTGAACATGTTTGCCAAGGTGCACATGGATGGGTACAAGGTGGGCAGGAAGATCAACCTCAGGGCACACCGCAACTACGACTCCCTCTGTCGGGTCCTCACCAAGATGACTCATAATTTCTTCTGCC CCGCAGATTATTCAAGCACAAATAAGGGAGAAGAAGATTGTGCTAAAAGTGACGAGTTCATATTTCTATATGAAGATTTTGAGGGCGACCGAATGCTTGTTGGCGATGTCCCATGGGA GTTGTTCCTTGCATCAGCAAAAAGGTTATACATCGCCAAAAACCCAGCACCCAGAAACAAAG AACATGCTGAAATCGCCAAAAGGAAAGAAACTGAAGATGCAATAGATAACTGA